Proteins encoded by one window of Kribbella flavida DSM 17836:
- a CDS encoding sulfurtransferase — protein MNPLITAGELLDAPDDVVVIDVTWNLAGPPGREAYDAGHVPGAHFVDLDTELAGPPGDGGRHPLPSASVVEAALRRAGAGPDSSVVVYDAANSMAAARARWVFRYFGLRDVRVLDGGLAAWRAAGGEVSTEVPADAAGSFVAVPGGLPVLDAAGAAELASSGVLLDARAPERFAGEVEPMDKVAGHIPGAVNAPTTGNVGPDGRFLPADDLRARFAALGADGSRPVGAYCGSGVTAAHESLALEIAGLDAAVYVGSWSEWITDPDRPVATGPA, from the coding sequence ATGAACCCGTTGATCACCGCCGGCGAGCTGCTCGACGCCCCGGACGACGTCGTCGTCATCGACGTCACCTGGAACCTGGCCGGCCCGCCCGGCCGCGAGGCGTACGACGCCGGCCACGTGCCGGGCGCGCACTTCGTCGACCTGGACACCGAGCTGGCCGGCCCGCCCGGCGACGGGGGCCGGCACCCGTTGCCGTCCGCAAGCGTCGTCGAGGCCGCCCTGCGCCGTGCGGGCGCCGGGCCGGACAGCTCCGTCGTCGTCTACGACGCCGCGAACTCGATGGCCGCCGCCCGGGCACGCTGGGTGTTCCGGTACTTCGGTCTGCGCGACGTGCGCGTGCTCGACGGCGGGCTCGCGGCCTGGCGCGCGGCCGGGGGAGAGGTCAGCACCGAGGTGCCCGCCGACGCGGCCGGATCGTTTGTCGCCGTACCGGGTGGGCTGCCGGTGCTGGACGCGGCCGGCGCGGCCGAGCTGGCGTCGTCGGGCGTGCTGCTGGACGCGCGGGCGCCGGAGCGGTTCGCCGGGGAGGTCGAGCCGATGGACAAGGTCGCCGGGCACATCCCGGGCGCGGTGAACGCGCCGACGACCGGCAACGTCGGCCCCGACGGCCGGTTCCTGCCCGCCGACGACCTCCGGGCCCGCTTCGCCGCGCTCGGCGCCGACGGCTCCCGGCCCGTCGGGGCGTACTGCGGGTCGGGCGTCACCGCGGCCCACGAGTCGCTCGCGCTGGAGATCGCCGGTCTCGACGCTGCTGTCTACGTCGGCTCGTGGTCGGAGTGGATCACCGACCCCGACCGCCCTGTCGCCACCGGCCCGGCCTGA
- a CDS encoding alkaline phosphatase family protein produces MPGPPTVLPAYGGGSLADVLPSVAGALSVPGEQNQLGLPPASRYAVLLLDGLGWNLLQRHAELAPYLSSLTARALTAGVPSTTAASLTSLGTGLPPGAHGIVGYSSIVPETGGLLNALAWDAPVDPRRWQPHPTVFERIAAAGVATRNVSKARFDKSGLTAAAFRGSAHRGADTVDDRLDATRFASREGSSSLVYVYDSQLDYTGHGQGCESWQWRKELTAADSFAQRVRAALPRDAVLVVVADHGMIDVAPDDRIDLDADPTLTDGLRLIGGESRFRHLYCVPGAEQDVATRYRELLGDRALVLSRAEAAARGWFGPVEERVAPRIGDVVVASLGPVALVAGRRFPQEAGLIGLHGSLTEDEMAIPLLVDAG; encoded by the coding sequence GTGCCCGGCCCGCCGACGGTCCTGCCCGCGTACGGCGGCGGCTCGCTGGCCGACGTCCTGCCGTCGGTCGCCGGCGCGCTGTCGGTCCCCGGTGAGCAGAACCAGCTCGGCCTTCCCCCCGCGTCCCGGTACGCCGTACTCCTGCTCGACGGCCTCGGGTGGAACCTGCTGCAGCGGCACGCCGAGCTCGCGCCGTACCTGTCCTCGTTGACCGCGCGGGCGCTGACGGCCGGCGTACCGTCGACCACCGCGGCGAGCCTGACCAGTCTCGGGACGGGGCTGCCGCCGGGGGCGCACGGGATCGTCGGGTACTCCTCGATCGTGCCGGAGACCGGGGGACTGCTGAACGCGCTCGCCTGGGACGCGCCGGTCGATCCGCGCCGGTGGCAACCGCATCCGACGGTCTTCGAGCGGATCGCCGCCGCCGGAGTGGCGACGCGCAACGTGAGCAAGGCCCGCTTCGACAAGTCGGGGCTGACCGCGGCGGCGTTCCGGGGGAGTGCGCACCGGGGCGCGGACACCGTCGACGACCGGCTGGACGCGACCAGGTTCGCGAGCCGCGAGGGCAGCTCCTCGCTGGTGTACGTATACGACTCGCAGCTCGACTACACCGGCCACGGACAGGGATGCGAATCGTGGCAGTGGCGCAAGGAGCTGACCGCGGCCGACTCGTTCGCGCAGCGGGTGCGTGCGGCGCTGCCGCGCGACGCCGTCCTGGTCGTGGTCGCCGACCACGGCATGATCGACGTCGCGCCGGACGACCGGATCGACCTCGACGCGGACCCGACGCTCACCGACGGCCTCCGGCTGATCGGCGGCGAGTCCCGCTTTCGCCACCTGTACTGCGTACCGGGCGCCGAGCAGGACGTCGCGACCCGGTACCGAGAGCTGCTCGGCGACCGGGCGCTCGTGCTGTCCCGGGCCGAGGCGGCCGCACGCGGGTGGTTCGGGCCCGTGGAGGAGCGCGTCGCGCCGCGGATCGGGGACGTCGTGGTGGCCTCGCTCGGTCCGGTCGCGCTGGTCGCGGGCCGGCGGTTCCCGCAGGAAGCAGGCTTGATCGGCCTGCACGGCTCGCTGACCGAGGACGAGATGGCCATTCCGCTCCTGGTCGACGCGGGCTAG
- a CDS encoding S8 family peptidase, with amino-acid sequence MRKALYSVVSLVLSCGLVAVGVAVPATAAVPARSEAGLRAYFVITAPKQTAAVSSAITANGGSVYARYDAIGVLVVHSATADFAAKLRSVGGVQKVGATRTSDVPAAAANPAVPPAAPVRPDESPEIPRSDMEQIGADKAWAVNPGSKAVTVAVLDTGVDDQHPDLRPNFDAARSASCAYGKTDVRPGAWRPVGEHGTHVAGSIAAAKNGKGMVGVAPGARISSIRVAEAGSQLFFPENTVCAFVFAADKGVSITNNSYYVDPWLFACPTDPDQDAIAEAVRRSVAYADSKGVVNVAAAGNENYDLAEKGEDDTSPNDSQPGPRTVTNECLSLPTELPNVVVVASVDSSSQKSNFSNYGAAKISVAAPGEDVYSTIPGGGYQSLDGTSMAAPHVAGVAALLRSANPKLTPEQVRARLAAQANDLACPVASGGECAGSAANNSYYGEGLVDAAEAVGATTTTSASGVTVTKPSEQLGVGGLPAVPLQIKGSSSKGDISYSAVGLPPGLTIDAERGWITGVLLRGAGRYKVTVKAQDAEAQVAAASFYWNVWSF; translated from the coding sequence GTGCGCAAAGCTCTGTACTCCGTGGTGTCGCTCGTCCTGTCGTGCGGTCTGGTGGCGGTCGGTGTCGCCGTGCCTGCCACCGCAGCCGTGCCGGCGAGGTCGGAGGCCGGGTTGCGGGCGTACTTCGTGATCACCGCGCCGAAGCAGACCGCCGCGGTCAGCTCGGCGATCACCGCCAACGGCGGCAGCGTGTACGCCCGGTACGACGCGATCGGGGTGCTGGTCGTGCACTCGGCCACCGCCGACTTCGCCGCCAAGCTGCGCTCGGTCGGTGGGGTGCAGAAGGTCGGCGCGACCCGGACGTCGGACGTTCCGGCGGCCGCGGCGAACCCGGCCGTCCCCCCGGCGGCGCCGGTGAGGCCGGACGAGTCGCCGGAGATCCCACGCTCCGACATGGAGCAGATCGGCGCCGACAAGGCCTGGGCGGTCAACCCGGGCTCCAAGGCCGTCACCGTCGCCGTCCTGGACACCGGCGTCGACGACCAGCACCCGGATCTGCGGCCGAACTTCGACGCGGCCCGCTCGGCGTCCTGCGCGTACGGCAAGACCGACGTCCGGCCCGGGGCGTGGCGGCCGGTCGGCGAGCACGGCACCCACGTGGCCGGCTCGATCGCCGCCGCCAAGAACGGCAAGGGCATGGTCGGGGTCGCACCGGGGGCGCGGATCTCCTCGATCCGGGTCGCCGAGGCCGGCAGCCAGCTGTTCTTCCCGGAGAACACGGTCTGCGCGTTCGTGTTCGCCGCCGACAAGGGCGTGTCGATCACCAACAACAGCTACTACGTCGATCCCTGGCTGTTCGCCTGCCCGACCGATCCGGACCAGGACGCGATCGCCGAGGCGGTCCGTCGCTCGGTCGCGTACGCGGACAGCAAGGGCGTGGTGAACGTCGCCGCCGCGGGCAACGAGAACTACGACCTGGCCGAGAAGGGCGAGGACGACACCAGCCCGAACGACTCCCAGCCCGGGCCGCGCACGGTGACCAACGAGTGCCTCAGCCTGCCGACCGAGCTGCCGAACGTCGTCGTGGTGGCCTCGGTGGACTCGTCGAGCCAGAAGTCCAACTTCTCCAACTACGGCGCCGCCAAGATCTCCGTCGCCGCTCCCGGCGAGGACGTCTACTCGACCATCCCGGGCGGCGGCTACCAGAGCCTCGACGGTACGTCGATGGCCGCGCCGCACGTCGCCGGCGTCGCCGCCCTGCTGCGCAGCGCGAATCCGAAGCTGACGCCCGAGCAGGTCCGGGCCCGGCTGGCCGCCCAGGCCAACGACCTGGCCTGCCCGGTCGCCTCCGGCGGCGAGTGCGCCGGCTCGGCAGCGAACAACTCGTACTACGGCGAGGGACTGGTCGACGCCGCCGAGGCAGTCGGCGCCACGACGACCACCTCGGCCTCCGGCGTCACCGTCACCAAACCGTCCGAGCAGCTCGGCGTCGGCGGGCTGCCCGCGGTTCCGCTGCAGATCAAGGGGTCCAGCAGCAAGGGCGACATCAGCTACTCCGCGGTCGGCTTGCCGCCGGGCCTGACGATCGACGCCGAACGGGGCTGGATCACCGGTGTGCTGCTGCGCGGCGCGGGCCGGTACAAGGTGACGGTGAAAGCCCAGGACGCCGAGGCGCAGGTCGCCGCCGCTTCGTTCTACTGGAACGTCTGGAGCTTCTAG
- a CDS encoding thymidine kinase, whose amino-acid sequence MAELLYFTGTMDCGKSTLALQMDHNHKARGRQGRIFTSHDRAGESVLSSRLGLAAEAIEVRPDFDFWEYVVGELTHGGRIDYAVCDEAQFYQPEQVEQLARMVDELQIDVFCFGILTDFRATLFPGSARLVELADRMELLQVEALCWCGERATHNARTSGGEMVTEGEQLVVGDIEQDDRQLAYEVLCRRHHRRRLTAAKARATLSPEVLPFGGSA is encoded by the coding sequence GTGGCTGAGCTGCTCTACTTCACCGGGACCATGGACTGCGGCAAATCCACCCTCGCGCTGCAGATGGATCACAACCACAAGGCGCGGGGACGGCAGGGGCGGATCTTCACCAGTCACGACCGGGCCGGGGAGTCGGTGCTGTCGTCGCGGCTGGGGCTGGCCGCGGAGGCGATCGAGGTGCGGCCGGACTTCGACTTCTGGGAGTACGTCGTCGGCGAGCTGACCCACGGTGGCCGGATCGACTACGCGGTCTGCGACGAGGCGCAGTTCTACCAGCCCGAGCAGGTCGAGCAGCTGGCGCGGATGGTCGACGAGCTGCAGATCGACGTGTTCTGCTTCGGCATCCTGACCGATTTCCGGGCGACGCTGTTCCCGGGCTCGGCCCGGCTGGTCGAGCTCGCCGACCGGATGGAGCTGCTGCAGGTCGAGGCGCTGTGCTGGTGCGGCGAGCGGGCCACCCACAACGCCCGGACCAGCGGCGGCGAGATGGTCACCGAAGGCGAGCAGCTGGTGGTCGGCGACATCGAGCAGGACGACCGTCAGCTCGCCTACGAGGTGCTCTGCCGCCGGCACCACCGGCGCCGGCTGACCGCGGCCAAGGCCCGTGCGACGCTGTCTCCCGAGGTTCTCCCGTTCGGAGGTTCCGCATGA